The proteins below are encoded in one region of Oryzias melastigma strain HK-1 linkage group LG7, ASM292280v2, whole genome shotgun sequence:
- the LOC112159740 gene encoding cell adhesion molecule 1: MNNSTNWNVSTSSEVGKTMTTTPTTSLPFTQVSTQPHITFSSVVTTEAPSGSDSAVIGVVVVVILVTLAVFGVLLYRYLCHNKGNYWTTGELAPGEDPEESSNQTAGEKREYFI; this comes from the exons ATGAATAATA GTACAAATTGGAACGTGTCCACCTCCTCTGAAGTGGGAAAAACTATGACTACAA CACCAACAACCTCACTGCCCTTCACGCAGGTTTCTACTCAACCACACATCACCTTCTCTTCAG TGGTAACAACAGAAGCTCCATCCGGTTCAGACTCTGCCGTCATTGGAG tgGTCGTAGTGGTCATCCTCGTGACACTAGCTGTTTTCGGAGTCTTGCTGTATCGCTATTTGTGCCACAACAAAGGCAACTACTGGACGACGGGGGAGCTGGCTCCAGGAGAAGATCCCGAAGAGTCCAGCAATCAGACGGCGGGGGAGAAAAGGGAATACTTCATCTGA